In Nicotiana tabacum cultivar K326 chromosome 19, ASM71507v2, whole genome shotgun sequence, one DNA window encodes the following:
- the LOC107766206 gene encoding uncharacterized protein LOC107766206 translates to MAVSYTQFSSVSAKLQFPTMMSLKLNSPAANGFQILRPLTKSNMCILSIRSYGTRPIARPRIACNMNIAAGQSDEPHKFNLENIIDRARKLWDSTPTPVKSFPWNRALDNFVQLILDIVLIVTKYLYVPVLVVTSISELSYCAHERKLYITLFPFLVGVAIAGILKSAALESSPSLKNAEVPWHLIAIGFFFTLLKLPGPYYPYWGRIFIPHFANGALFRTLWFAFLWYRRPRKSLEKTLPDSVVIDPEQKEL, encoded by the exons ATGGCAGTTTCTTATACACAGTTTTCGAGTGTATCTGCAAAACTTCAGTTCCCTACTATGATGTCTCTCAAACTTAATTCTCCAGCCGCCAATGGCTTTCAG ATTTTACGACCGTTGACTAAGTCTAATATGTGCATTTTGAGCATCAGATCATATGGGACACGTCCAATTGCAAGACCTAGAATAGCCTGCAATATGAACATAGCAGCTGGACAATCTGATGAACCTCACAAATTTAACTTGGAGAACATAATAGACCGGGCAAGGAAATTGTGGGACAGCACTCCTACACCTGTCAAGAGTTTCCCTTGGAATAGAGCACTGGACAATTTCGTTCAACTTATTCTTGACATTGTTTTGATAGTCACCAAATACTTGTATGTACCAGTACTTGTAGTTACCTCAATCAGTGAGTTGTCTTACTGTGCACATGAAAGGAAGCTTTATATCACGCTGTTTCCTTTTCTTGTTGGTGTTGCTATTGCTGGCATCTTAAAGTCCGCAGCTCTGGAATCATCTCCATCTCTCAAG AATGCAGAAGTTCCTTGGCATTTGATTGCCATTGGCTTTTTCTTCACTCTGCTAAAATTGCCGGGACCATATTATCCATATTGGGGTCGAATTTTTATTCCACACTTTGCAAATGGGGCATTGTTCAGAACCCTGTGGTTTGCTTTCCTCTGGTACAGAAGGCCTAGGAAGTCACTAGAAAAGACCCTGCCTGATTCAGTAGTTATTGATCCTGAACAGAAGGAGCTATAA
- the LOC142173245 gene encoding GDSL esterase/lipase At5g03980-like, translating to MAASVCISHHLVVLVLLFSCLVVVSSFSLAREAVGPFNSIYSFGDSSSSAADHIAATLSLPSPQPYTQRGTEFFESGLSFATPGATIMKPFFFLKNGIPPPPQSHELSQISTFMRFFYEDCFSFHDCGRNNKVIPKALIFMDQPGINDYKHAFLHGKSSSEASHLVPEVVETIKNSIERLINEAGAKTLMVSGILPMGCFPGFRTLFPEGDSIGKNRCHRGLNMFSKLHNDHLWQAILELRLKYPDVRIIYADYYKAFMAVLKNHAFLGFKTNNLMKACCGSGNAPFKFDVQKKCGEEGVAVCSDRASYLHWDGFRLTPEALENLMDTLFSKKGFVFPELKVGEETAAAVTRRHSRIHARVGDISYVIRHLLFV from the coding sequence ATGGCGGCCTCCGTTTGCATCAGCCATCATTTGGTTGTCTTGGTATTACTATTTTCTTGTCTGGTTGTTGTTTCGTCTTTCTCTCTGGCGAGAGAAGCTGTTGGTCCCTTTAATTCCATATACAGTTTCGGAGATTCTTCTTCATCAGCAGCTGATCATATTGCTGCAACACTCAGTTTGCCTTCTCCACAACCATACACCCAACGAGGCACCGAGTTCTTCGAGTCAGGCCTCAGTTTTGCGACGCCCGGAGCGACCATCATGAAGCCCTTTTTCTTCCTCAAGAATGGCATCCCACCGCCTCCTCAGTCACATGAACTTTCTCAGATTTCTACCTTTATGAGGTTCTTCTATGAAGATTGCTTCTCTTTTCATGACTGCGGCAGAAACAATAAGGTTATTCCGAAGGCGCTCATCTTTATGGATCAACCCGGCATCAACGACTACAAGCATGCCTTCTTACATGGAAAATCTAGTTCAGAGGCGTCCCATCTCGTGCCTGAAGTGGTGGAGACAATTAAGAATTCAATAGAAAGACTTATCAATGAAGCTGGAGCCAAAACTCTCATGGTTTCTGGAATTCTACCCATGGGCTGCTTTCCTGGTTTTAGGACTCTGTTTCCCGAGGGCGATTCAATTGGAAAAAACAGATGCCACAGGGGACTTAATATGTTTTCAAAGCTTCACAATGATCACCTATGGCAAGCAATTCTGGAGCTGCGTTTGAAATATCCTGATGTTCGCATCATATATGCAGATTACTACAAAGCATTCATGGCTGTTCTTAAAAACCACGCGTTTCTGGGATTCAAGACGAATaatttgatgaaggcatgttgtGGCAGTGGCAACGCTCCATTCAAATTTGATGTGCAGAAGAAGTGCGGAGAGGAAGGGGTAGCTGTATGTTCTGATAGGGCTTCGTATTTACATTGGGATGGATTTCGATTGACACCTGAGGCTTTGGAGAACCTGATGGATACGCTGTTCAGCAAGAAAGGATTCGTATTCCCAGAATTGAAGGTTGGAGAagaaacagcagcagcagtaacaaggCGTCATTCCAGGATTCATGCACGAGTTGGAGACATATCTTATGTTATTAGGCATTTACTCTTCGTCTAA